One genomic region from Evansella sp. LMS18 encodes:
- a CDS encoding LLM class flavin-dependent oxidoreductase, translating to MANIQNPVSVLNLAPVRKGQDAKGAVDSMVRLAQDVEKMGYTRYWIAEHHNTPTLVSSATSILIKHTLEHTDSIRVGSGGIMLPNHAPLVVAEQFGTMATIYPDRLDLGLGRAPGTDMLTASALRRTSKNDSVYAFPDDVQELLKYFGPAEVQDYVKAHPGLGTNIPIYILGSSTDSAYLAAKLGLPYVFASHFAPRYMEEAISIYRSRFQPSEYLDKPYMMVCLNVIAAETDEEAAVEETTMQQFFLNVVRGTQQPLSPPVDNMDELWNPHEKEAALSMSSVTLLGSKDSVREQLTRFQEKYNVDEIMAVSYIYDEEKQKRSYEIFKEVVDGK from the coding sequence ATGGCTAATATACAAAATCCTGTTTCCGTCCTGAATCTTGCCCCTGTCCGGAAAGGGCAGGATGCAAAAGGTGCAGTGGATTCCATGGTCCGACTGGCTCAGGATGTAGAGAAGATGGGTTACACACGCTACTGGATTGCTGAACACCATAACACGCCAACTCTCGTTAGCTCAGCTACTTCCATATTAATTAAACATACACTCGAACATACTGATTCCATCCGGGTAGGCTCCGGTGGCATCATGCTGCCGAACCACGCTCCACTTGTTGTTGCGGAGCAGTTCGGCACAATGGCAACGATTTATCCGGACCGTCTGGATTTAGGTCTTGGACGTGCACCTGGCACAGATATGCTGACAGCGAGCGCACTGAGAAGAACCTCTAAAAATGATTCCGTCTACGCTTTCCCTGACGACGTACAGGAACTGCTGAAATATTTCGGCCCTGCGGAAGTGCAGGACTATGTGAAGGCTCACCCAGGATTGGGAACTAATATCCCGATTTATATTCTTGGTTCGTCCACAGATTCAGCATATCTTGCAGCAAAATTAGGACTGCCTTATGTGTTTGCGTCCCACTTTGCTCCGAGATATATGGAGGAGGCGATTTCCATTTACCGCAGCAGATTCCAGCCGTCTGAGTACCTTGATAAACCTTACATGATGGTCTGCCTGAACGTGATTGCTGCGGAAACTGATGAAGAAGCAGCAGTGGAAGAGACGACAATGCAGCAATTTTTCCTCAACGTAGTCAGAGGAACGCAGCAGCCGCTGAGTCCTCCTGTGGATAATATGGACGAGCTTTGGAACCCTCATGAAAAAGAAGCCGCCCTGTCCATGTCCAGTGTTACCCTTCTTGGAAGCAAGGATTCAGTAAGGGAACAGCTTACCCGTTTCCAGGAAAAATACAATGTGGATGAAATTATGGCTGTTTCGTACATCTACGATGAAGAAAAGCAAAAAAGATCATATGAAATCTTTAAAGAAGTAGTGGATGGAAAATAA
- a CDS encoding allophanate hydrolase subunit 1, whose protein sequence is MQELKPRYDLGGDEFIFVELAQEMSLEANFRGIAITQKLREKNIEGVVDICPSNASYMVRIDPEVIHPHKMIEELKEIDKSIEDLSDIQIESRAVDVPVLFEDPWTHEAVMRFRDRHQDPESTDLEYAARINGYDSKEDFIKAITDSPFIVSMVGFVPGLPFCFQVVPREQQIEVPKYVRPRTFTPERTFGFGGAFSVIYPVQGAGGYQMFGIAPAPVFSQDTRLPDFKDSIVFPKQTDLFRYRAITREEYDSIREEVEAGTFKYKTCDISFKADEVIEDPKKFSEMVMRRLYND, encoded by the coding sequence ATGCAAGAGCTGAAGCCGAGGTATGACCTTGGAGGAGACGAGTTCATTTTTGTTGAGCTTGCCCAGGAGATGAGCCTTGAAGCAAACTTTCGCGGAATCGCTATAACACAGAAGCTCAGGGAAAAAAATATAGAAGGTGTTGTGGATATCTGCCCTTCCAATGCTTCATATATGGTCCGAATTGACCCGGAAGTAATCCACCCACATAAAATGATTGAGGAATTAAAGGAAATTGATAAATCCATTGAAGACTTAAGCGATATTCAAATTGAGTCCCGGGCGGTAGATGTCCCTGTACTCTTTGAAGATCCTTGGACGCATGAAGCTGTAATGAGATTCAGAGACCGGCATCAGGACCCTGAATCAACTGACCTGGAATATGCTGCGAGAATAAATGGTTATGATTCAAAAGAAGATTTCATAAAAGCAATTACTGATTCGCCATTTATTGTTTCCATGGTAGGTTTTGTTCCTGGACTGCCTTTCTGTTTCCAGGTAGTGCCTCGTGAACAGCAGATTGAGGTGCCGAAGTATGTGCGTCCAAGAACATTCACACCGGAAAGAACCTTTGGTTTTGGGGGAGCATTCTCAGTTATTTATCCTGTACAGGGTGCCGGGGGATACCAAATGTTTGGAATAGCACCTGCACCGGTTTTCAGCCAGGATACTCGTCTGCCGGATTTTAAAGATTCCATCGTATTTCCGAAACAGACCGACCTGTTCAGATACCGGGCAATTACGAGGGAAGAATACGATTCCATCCGGGAAGAAGTGGAAGCAGGAACTTTTAAATATAAAACTTGTGACATTTCCTTTAAGGCGGATGAAGTCATTGAAGATCCTAAGAAATTCTCCGAAATGGTGATGAGGAGGTTGTACAATGATTAA
- a CDS encoding RNA polymerase sigma factor has protein sequence MKRYLYEEQQKSETELGHGHLKGIVIKAKKEVSEFMNVTVLYENLKDDLFRFARSVSRHEQEANDLVQIALVKAWQEEKLLSLPVHKQRAWFYRVMKNQLIDERRKEKRLTEWEDDLVLPARVIAADHLEITELLSQLPHEFSDIVFKRYWLGLSSKEIGTQLGLPDSTVRYKLRQAISRLRKILEEE, from the coding sequence TTGAAACGTTATCTATATGAAGAGCAACAGAAATCAGAAACAGAACTGGGACACGGGCATTTGAAAGGGATAGTTATAAAAGCCAAAAAAGAAGTGAGTGAGTTTATGAATGTTACAGTCTTATATGAAAACTTAAAAGACGATCTGTTCCGTTTTGCCCGGTCTGTTTCAAGGCATGAACAGGAGGCGAACGATCTCGTGCAAATTGCTTTAGTTAAAGCCTGGCAGGAAGAAAAACTACTTAGCCTCCCGGTACACAAGCAGCGTGCATGGTTTTACCGGGTGATGAAAAATCAGCTCATTGATGAGCGGAGGAAAGAAAAACGGCTCACAGAGTGGGAGGATGACCTCGTATTGCCGGCACGGGTTATCGCGGCTGATCACCTTGAAATAACAGAACTGCTTTCTCAGCTGCCACATGAATTCAGTGATATTGTTTTTAAACGATACTGGCTTGGCCTTTCAAGCAAAGAGATCGGCACGCAGCTCGGACTGCCGGATTCAACAGTGAGATATAAGCTCCGCCAGGCTATAAGCAGATTAAGAAAAATTTTAGAGGAGGAATAA
- a CDS encoding uracil-DNA glycosylase, with protein MGLEQLYEEIISCEKCTRLREWCISQEGTKKEYKDDSYWSLPLPGFGDPEARILITGLAPAAHGGNRTGRVFTGDTSGQYLFAALHRHGFSNQERSISKDDSLELNDVFITNVVKCAPPKNKPDASEFSACSGFLEKEITAMENLEVILAFGGQAFERTKRVLRKMGADVSAAKFGHGVKYEFGAGFPVLMGSYHTSLYNINTRRITPEMLDDVFEKVKHVIDK; from the coding sequence ATGGGGCTGGAACAGCTGTACGAAGAAATCATATCCTGTGAAAAATGCACGAGACTGAGAGAATGGTGCATTTCTCAGGAAGGGACGAAAAAAGAATATAAAGACGATTCGTACTGGTCTCTGCCATTACCAGGCTTCGGCGACCCAGAGGCAAGGATTCTCATTACCGGTCTTGCTCCTGCAGCACATGGCGGAAACAGGACCGGCCGTGTATTTACAGGTGACACTTCAGGGCAGTATTTGTTTGCTGCGCTTCACCGGCACGGTTTTTCAAATCAGGAACGCTCCATTTCAAAAGACGATTCACTCGAGCTGAACGATGTTTTTATTACGAATGTTGTTAAATGCGCTCCGCCGAAAAACAAGCCTGATGCTTCGGAGTTTTCCGCCTGCAGCGGCTTCCTGGAAAAAGAGATTACAGCAATGGAAAACCTGGAAGTGATCCTTGCTTTTGGTGGACAGGCCTTCGAGAGGACGAAGAGAGTGTTGCGGAAAATGGGCGCGGATGTTTCAGCGGCTAAATTCGGCCACGGGGTAAAATATGAGTTTGGGGCAGGTTTCCCGGTACTGATGGGCTCCTATCATACTTCTCTGTATAATATAAATACGAGGCGGATTACGCCGGAAATGCTTGATGATGTTTTTGAAAAAGTGAAGCATGTAATAGATAAATAG
- the hmpA gene encoding NO-inducible flavohemoprotein, translating to MLDQKTIDIVKSTAPVLAEHGEAITTRFYEMMFENHPELLNVFNHANQKQGKQPRALANTVYAAAQYIDNLEVILPVVKQIAHKHRSLQIKADQYPIVGKYLLLGIKDVLGEAATDEIIEAWGKAYGVIANVFIQVEQEMYEETAAKTGGWNGFRNFTVEKKVPESDVITSFYLKAKDGEPIADFLPGQYISVRLRISGEKYTHVRQYSLSDAPGKGYYRISVKKETSDEVTDGVASNYLHDHVNEGDTIEVTAPAGDFYLNTESTEPVVLISGGVGLTPMISMLNTVTEKQPERKVTFIHAAINSRTHAMHEHVKGIADKKENVNYYVCYEKPLDSDRSEKRFDKEGYVDLEWLQSVVENNKGDFYFCGPVPFMRAVKKALADWGVPEEKSHFEFFGPADQLD from the coding sequence GTGTTAGACCAAAAAACAATTGATATTGTTAAATCAACAGCTCCTGTATTAGCAGAACATGGGGAAGCAATTACAACGAGATTTTATGAGATGATGTTTGAAAACCATCCGGAACTTTTAAATGTATTCAATCACGCGAATCAAAAACAGGGAAAACAGCCGAGGGCTCTTGCGAATACTGTATACGCAGCTGCACAATACATTGATAACCTGGAAGTCATTTTGCCAGTTGTTAAACAAATCGCCCACAAACATAGAAGCCTGCAAATCAAAGCAGACCAATATCCTATCGTAGGAAAATACTTATTGCTCGGAATTAAGGATGTTCTCGGAGAAGCTGCAACCGATGAGATTATTGAAGCCTGGGGAAAAGCTTACGGAGTAATCGCTAATGTGTTCATTCAGGTGGAACAGGAAATGTATGAAGAAACAGCAGCCAAAACAGGCGGCTGGAACGGGTTCAGAAATTTCACCGTGGAAAAGAAAGTGCCGGAAAGTGATGTGATTACTTCCTTCTATTTAAAGGCAAAAGACGGAGAGCCAATCGCTGATTTCCTTCCTGGCCAGTATATTAGTGTCAGACTGAGAATCTCCGGGGAAAAATACACTCATGTCCGCCAGTACAGCTTATCCGATGCACCTGGAAAAGGTTATTACCGAATCAGTGTTAAAAAAGAAACTTCCGATGAAGTGACAGATGGCGTAGCTTCCAATTACCTTCACGACCACGTAAACGAAGGAGATACCATTGAAGTTACAGCTCCTGCAGGCGACTTCTACTTAAATACGGAAAGCACAGAACCGGTTGTACTTATCAGCGGCGGAGTCGGTCTTACTCCTATGATCAGCATGCTGAATACGGTTACTGAAAAACAGCCTGAACGGAAAGTAACTTTCATTCATGCAGCTATCAACAGCAGGACACATGCCATGCACGAGCATGTGAAGGGAATCGCTGATAAAAAAGAAAACGTGAACTATTATGTTTGTTACGAAAAACCCCTGGACAGCGACCGTTCTGAAAAGAGATTTGACAAAGAAGGCTATGTGGACCTGGAATGGCTGCAATCGGTAGTTGAAAACAATAAAGGTGATTTTTATTTCTGCGGCCCGGTTCCGTTCATGAGAGCTGTAAAGAAAGCACTGGCAGACTGGGGAGTTCCCGAAGAAAAAAGCCACTTTGAATTTTTCGGCCCTGCAGATCAGCTTGACTAA
- a CDS encoding SDR family oxidoreductase has protein sequence MKESQIGTYSKKAPKMQLKKLREQVIVITGASSGIGLVTARMAAKKGARLVLAARNEEALRELTDELREKEGCRAVWVKADVSREEEVAYVAKTALVHFGRFDTWVNNAGVAIFGKGAEVTIRDMRNLFETNFWSAVYGTRVAVRHFKERGEAGAVINVGSAYGDVGVVLQPAYSSSKHALHGWTESIRRELEAEKSPVSVTLIHAGRVDTPLNEHAVSYLKQQPAHGEMIYPPEAVAEAILFSAENRKRDMYVGAQARLGDLIGTISPRAGDVVNSLVMTRTQHAKRPSKPKEDNALYEAGYGLHEQGTNVGWVRGRSYYVKAVKHPWITMLAAAGAGLLVWKIVKRFRDRRRMKQSSELL, from the coding sequence ATGAAAGAAAGCCAGATTGGCACTTATTCAAAAAAAGCACCAAAAATGCAGCTGAAAAAACTCCGTGAGCAGGTGATTGTCATTACCGGCGCGTCGAGCGGAATCGGTCTTGTTACAGCAAGAATGGCTGCTAAAAAGGGAGCCAGACTAGTCCTGGCCGCAAGAAATGAAGAAGCTTTGCGGGAATTAACGGACGAGCTGAGGGAAAAAGAAGGCTGCAGAGCAGTCTGGGTAAAAGCTGACGTGAGTCGTGAAGAGGAAGTAGCTTACGTTGCTAAAACAGCCCTTGTACATTTTGGACGTTTTGACACGTGGGTGAATAATGCTGGTGTAGCTATATTCGGAAAAGGGGCAGAGGTTACAATAAGAGATATGCGTAATTTGTTCGAAACTAATTTCTGGAGCGCTGTATATGGAACAAGGGTGGCGGTCAGGCATTTTAAAGAAAGAGGAGAGGCAGGGGCTGTAATTAACGTTGGCAGTGCATATGGTGATGTTGGCGTAGTTTTACAGCCGGCATATTCTTCCTCAAAACACGCCCTCCATGGCTGGACGGAGAGTATCAGAAGAGAGCTGGAAGCAGAAAAATCGCCTGTTTCTGTCACTTTAATTCATGCAGGAAGAGTGGATACCCCATTAAATGAGCATGCAGTAAGCTATCTGAAACAGCAGCCTGCCCATGGGGAGATGATCTATCCTCCGGAAGCTGTAGCTGAGGCAATCTTATTTTCAGCGGAAAACCGGAAGAGAGATATGTACGTGGGAGCTCAGGCAAGGTTGGGCGATCTAATCGGAACAATCTCTCCTAGAGCAGGAGATGTTGTCAATTCTCTGGTGATGACCCGTACACAGCATGCAAAAAGGCCATCGAAACCGAAGGAGGACAATGCACTCTATGAGGCAGGCTACGGGTTACATGAGCAGGGAACAAATGTAGGCTGGGTAAGGGGAAGAAGCTATTATGTAAAGGCTGTGAAACACCCGTGGATTACAATGCTGGCTGCTGCAGGGGCAGGTTTGCTGGTGTGGAAAATTGTAAAACGATTTCGTGACCGCAGGCGGATGAAACAATCAAGTGAATTATTGTAA
- a CDS encoding DUF1450 domain-containing protein — protein MGFIIIEVCDYNLLSAEELEEIFSDYPEVAVMPYECLNLCGLCRIRPYALINGERIFAKTREECIEKITAKVRELLEEYQY, from the coding sequence ATGGGGTTTATAATAATAGAGGTTTGTGACTATAATCTGCTTTCAGCGGAAGAGCTTGAAGAAATATTCAGCGACTACCCGGAAGTAGCAGTAATGCCCTATGAATGCCTCAACCTGTGCGGGCTTTGCCGTATACGCCCATATGCTCTTATCAATGGAGAACGAATTTTTGCAAAAACAAGGGAAGAATGCATTGAAAAAATTACCGCTAAAGTACGAGAACTTCTTGAAGAATACCAATATTAA
- a CDS encoding Rrf2 family transcriptional regulator: protein MQLTIYTDYTLRVLMYLGAKPEGSRSNIKEIAEFYNISSNHLGKVVYEMGKLGLIETVRGRNGGITLAKDPADIIIGKVVRHTENPINLVECFDPEKNACRISSACRLKGILNEALNAYLKVLDSYTLKDVLVNKDVLYGLIDN from the coding sequence ATGCAGTTAACGATATATACGGACTATACATTACGGGTGCTCATGTATTTAGGTGCAAAGCCTGAAGGCAGCCGTTCCAATATAAAGGAAATCGCCGAGTTTTATAACATTTCCAGCAACCACCTTGGCAAAGTGGTGTATGAGATGGGAAAACTCGGTCTCATTGAAACAGTCAGAGGGAGGAATGGCGGCATTACTCTCGCGAAAGATCCGGCCGACATTATTATCGGAAAGGTAGTCCGGCATACTGAGAACCCGATCAACCTTGTGGAATGTTTCGACCCGGAAAAAAATGCGTGCCGGATTAGCTCAGCATGCCGGCTGAAGGGGATATTAAATGAAGCACTAAATGCGTATTTAAAGGTGCTCGATTCATATACGCTGAAGGATGTGCTTGTAAATAAAGATGTGCTTTACGGGCTGATTGATAACTGA
- a CDS encoding general stress protein, protein MAKKVIGVYESQQDIRQAVNSLRVEGYAPEEIALVAKDTEDKAWLRNQSGVSEENTIQHPGDNGDNEEEESFWDKVKSAFTPDNNKDKDNETEDFAGQFKDFGLSVSEAREYERDVLNGKVVVLAETVKRDAAKKDNSKESFPERTSIVGGEVRPEEELVKGEKAPKNEDKKHLF, encoded by the coding sequence ATGGCTAAAAAAGTTATTGGAGTATATGAATCACAGCAGGATATCAGACAGGCAGTTAATAGTCTCCGAGTGGAAGGTTATGCACCCGAAGAAATCGCTCTTGTTGCGAAAGATACGGAGGATAAGGCTTGGCTCAGAAACCAGAGCGGAGTAAGCGAGGAAAACACGATTCAGCACCCAGGGGATAATGGGGATAACGAAGAGGAAGAGTCTTTTTGGGATAAAGTAAAATCCGCTTTTACGCCGGATAATAACAAAGATAAAGATAATGAAACGGAAGATTTTGCAGGCCAGTTTAAAGATTTTGGATTATCGGTATCAGAAGCAAGAGAATACGAACGTGATGTTTTAAACGGAAAAGTCGTGGTTCTCGCAGAAACAGTAAAACGAGATGCTGCAAAAAAAGATAATTCAAAAGAGTCTTTTCCGGAAAGGACTTCTATCGTAGGCGGGGAAGTCAGACCTGAAGAGGAATTGGTAAAAGGTGAAAAGGCCCCTAAAAATGAGGACAAGAAGCATCTGTTCTAA
- a CDS encoding general stress protein, with the protein MAYSVTGVFSSEQEVREEVEKLRSRGYQPNEIYLVSGDHKENSWLRQEATVEDDTTRDTDTGEGSFWGKVKDFFKDNESNSDNSRGYEDRLKNLGLTDSAAKEYGQAAESGKIVVLVPEEGNATGEGNITEGKSAAALTDEDLSKESASTTVGSQPPHSKESNPIGGSLQPERDQVAAERDDSKENEERKREERLRSKDKDDQRRKDEDISNPFFYKDEDRKI; encoded by the coding sequence ATGGCATACAGTGTAACTGGAGTTTTTTCATCGGAGCAGGAAGTTAGGGAAGAAGTCGAAAAACTAAGGAGCAGGGGCTATCAGCCGAATGAAATCTATCTTGTTTCGGGTGACCATAAAGAAAATTCCTGGCTGAGACAGGAAGCTACTGTAGAAGACGATACGACACGGGATACGGATACAGGGGAAGGATCTTTCTGGGGGAAAGTGAAAGATTTCTTTAAAGATAATGAAAGCAACAGCGATAATTCGAGAGGGTATGAAGATCGTCTCAAAAATCTCGGGTTAACGGACTCTGCAGCGAAAGAATACGGACAAGCAGCAGAAAGCGGAAAAATTGTTGTACTTGTACCTGAAGAAGGAAATGCAACTGGAGAAGGGAACATTACAGAAGGAAAATCTGCCGCAGCTCTGACTGACGAAGACTTGTCGAAAGAGTCAGCTTCCACAACAGTCGGGAGCCAGCCACCTCACTCGAAAGAGTCTAACCCTATAGGTGGTTCCCTGCAGCCTGAAAGGGACCAGGTAGCTGCAGAACGGGATGACAGTAAAGAGAATGAGGAACGGAAACGGGAAGAGCGATTAAGAAGTAAGGATAAAGATGATCAGCGGAGGAAAGACGAAGATATCTCCAATCCGTTTTTTTATAAAGATGAGGACCGGAAAATTTGA
- a CDS encoding cupin domain-containing protein, which produces MKKQNLTEFTQFSEDKFTKRIIYREGATTAFVLNFAPGQKLPAHHHPGADLYLMVLSGFGEFTVDGEKLEVTAQDVLYAGGEEEMSFENTGEENVSLYVQLINIPDERYAKEI; this is translated from the coding sequence ATGAAAAAACAGAATTTAACGGAGTTTACTCAGTTCAGTGAGGATAAATTTACAAAGAGGATCATCTACCGTGAGGGGGCAACCACTGCTTTCGTTCTTAACTTCGCGCCTGGCCAGAAGCTTCCTGCCCACCATCACCCTGGTGCGGACCTATATTTAATGGTCTTAAGCGGTTTCGGAGAATTTACGGTAGATGGTGAAAAGCTTGAAGTGACCGCTCAGGACGTTCTTTATGCCGGCGGGGAAGAAGAAATGTCTTTTGAGAATACAGGAGAAGAGAACGTCAGCCTGTATGTGCAGCTGATTAACATACCAGATGAAAGATACGCCAAAGAAATTTAA
- a CDS encoding S9 family peptidase, whose product MIKFDKPTVEQFFQTYVITQFTVTDDEKKLIFSSNLNGKMNVWAMDLDRGYPYMFGHTEQSCSFLKADPKERFVLGGFDRDGDENHHIYAFPFEGGKPKKLIEADENDKYFFAHLSKDGERLYYVTSKDNPQFLKGFVYHISEDRHEELYSGDGAATYIGSVSPDEKYAVIIKFYANTYSVGYLLNQESGEMTAISKDPERVHVFGDAAFISDDEIIYITNDEAEFDYVMKYNISTGKHERFAEFENESASTLKWHKGSETVYIVTETGVEDFIYKMKAGDSEPEPLSSPVTQVDGFTVSKNGNAYLVGRTAVEPFNIYRTTENGEWEKVTDNRVLGVSQEEMVDPEVVSYSSFDGKEIEALWFKAKPEQDNGHVIFWPHGGPQAAERKMFRAMFQCLLNRGYSIFAPNFRGSTGYGATFVKLVERDWGEGPRLDCVAGIEWLFETGKCDRDKLFVLGGSYGGYMTLLLAGRHPEYFKAVIDIFGVSNLFTFVKSVPEHWKPIMDKWVGDPERDKERFEKDSPITYLDSMRKPMLVIQGANDPRVVKEESDQIVEKLKEQGTEVDYLVLDDEGHGFSKKENEIKVYKQIIDFLDKHQ is encoded by the coding sequence TTGATTAAATTTGATAAACCAACAGTTGAACAGTTTTTTCAGACGTATGTGATTACTCAATTCACGGTGACTGATGATGAGAAGAAGCTTATTTTTTCCAGCAACCTGAACGGAAAGATGAACGTTTGGGCAATGGATTTGGACAGAGGGTATCCATATATGTTCGGGCATACAGAGCAATCGTGCAGTTTCCTGAAAGCGGATCCGAAAGAGCGTTTTGTGCTGGGCGGATTTGACCGGGATGGAGATGAAAACCATCATATATATGCTTTTCCTTTTGAAGGCGGAAAGCCGAAAAAGCTTATTGAGGCTGATGAGAACGATAAATACTTTTTCGCCCATTTGAGCAAGGATGGGGAGAGGCTTTACTATGTTACGAGCAAGGATAACCCTCAGTTTTTAAAAGGTTTCGTTTACCATATCAGCGAAGACAGGCATGAGGAGTTATATTCAGGTGATGGGGCTGCCACCTATATTGGCTCTGTATCTCCGGACGAAAAATACGCTGTGATAATTAAATTTTATGCGAATACATACTCCGTTGGATATTTGCTGAACCAGGAGTCAGGCGAAATGACAGCCATTTCAAAGGACCCGGAGCGGGTTCATGTGTTTGGAGATGCTGCGTTTATCTCTGATGATGAAATTATTTATATCACTAATGATGAAGCAGAGTTTGATTATGTCATGAAATACAATATCAGTACCGGAAAGCATGAGCGCTTTGCGGAATTTGAAAATGAAAGTGCTTCTACTCTGAAGTGGCATAAGGGTTCAGAGACAGTTTATATAGTAACGGAAACAGGTGTGGAAGATTTTATTTATAAAATGAAAGCCGGAGACTCTGAACCGGAGCCTCTTTCATCCCCAGTTACACAAGTTGATGGGTTCACCGTTTCGAAAAACGGAAACGCCTATCTTGTGGGCCGTACTGCAGTGGAACCATTCAACATTTACCGGACGACAGAAAATGGTGAATGGGAAAAGGTGACGGATAACCGTGTGCTTGGTGTGTCCCAGGAGGAGATGGTGGATCCGGAGGTCGTATCTTATTCCTCATTCGACGGGAAGGAAATCGAAGCCCTCTGGTTTAAGGCAAAACCGGAGCAGGATAACGGCCATGTGATTTTCTGGCCCCACGGAGGCCCTCAGGCTGCGGAGAGAAAAATGTTCCGGGCTATGTTCCAGTGCCTGCTAAACCGTGGATATTCCATTTTCGCACCAAACTTCCGGGGAAGTACAGGGTATGGAGCCACATTTGTAAAGCTTGTTGAACGTGACTGGGGAGAAGGCCCGCGCCTTGACTGTGTCGCTGGAATTGAGTGGCTTTTCGAGACTGGGAAATGTGACAGAGACAAACTTTTCGTCCTTGGAGGAAGCTATGGCGGGTATATGACGTTGCTCCTTGCCGGCCGCCATCCGGAGTATTTTAAAGCTGTTATCGATATCTTTGGGGTTTCTAACCTGTTTACGTTTGTTAAGTCCGTCCCTGAACACTGGAAGCCGATCATGGATAAATGGGTCGGGGATCCGGAGCGGGATAAAGAACGCTTCGAAAAAGACTCGCCTATTACTTACTTAGATTCCATGAGAAAGCCGATGCTCGTTATTCAGGGGGCGAACGACCCGCGGGTTGTAAAAGAAGAGTCGGATCAAATAGTAGAAAAGCTGAAGGAACAAGGCACAGAGGTGGACTACTTAGTGCTTGATGATGAAGGTCACGGCTTTTCGAAAAAAGAAAACGAAATCAAAGTATATAAGCAGATTATCGACTTTTTAGATAAACATCAATAA
- a CDS encoding DUF3219 family protein: MVNKIILDNRTIETDKYEQKTTENGLLQVTVDFKVSHEDYHEITTLLYKGVFDVEVPERGLAFKGKIANYSTSVTNLYEKGNLGNFHLSLIEAQ; this comes from the coding sequence CTGGTAAATAAAATTATTCTTGATAACAGGACAATTGAGACGGATAAATATGAGCAAAAAACAACCGAAAACGGCCTGCTACAAGTCACAGTGGATTTTAAAGTTAGCCACGAAGACTACCACGAGATCACCACGTTGCTGTATAAGGGAGTCTTTGATGTGGAGGTTCCTGAGAGAGGACTTGCTTTTAAAGGTAAGATAGCCAATTACTCCACCTCTGTAACTAACTTATACGAAAAAGGAAACTTGGGCAATTTTCACTTAAGCTTGATTGAAGCACAATAA